One Stenotrophomonas oahuensis genomic region harbors:
- a CDS encoding zinc-binding dehydrogenase, which translates to MRAALHDTFGDPTQILHAGEVALPEPGAGEVRIRTVLAPIHNHDLWTVRGQYGYKPELPAVGGSEGTGVIDALGEGVTGLQVGQRVSAASVHGSWAEAFIAPARMVIPMPDSIDDETAAQLIAMPLSALMLLEFLQVGCGQWIVQNAANGAVGKALAMLARARGVHCLNLVRRDDGVAEMQALGIENTYSTAQADWLDKVKSALGEGGAAAAVDSVGGKASGELVSLLGYGGTLVSFGSMTGEPMQIGSGDVIFKQATIKGFWGSKVSQDMAPENKRRLVRELLKLAAEGRLSLPVDDVFGLDQVAEAAKASLQPGRNGKVLLRP; encoded by the coding sequence ATGCGCGCCGCACTTCATGACACCTTTGGTGACCCGACCCAGATCCTGCATGCAGGCGAGGTCGCCCTGCCTGAGCCTGGCGCAGGTGAGGTGCGCATCCGTACCGTGCTCGCGCCGATCCATAACCACGATCTGTGGACTGTGCGCGGGCAGTACGGTTACAAGCCGGAGTTGCCGGCGGTGGGTGGTAGCGAGGGCACCGGCGTGATTGATGCGCTGGGCGAAGGTGTGACCGGGCTGCAGGTCGGGCAGCGAGTCAGCGCGGCTTCCGTGCATGGCAGCTGGGCCGAGGCCTTCATCGCTCCGGCTCGCATGGTCATTCCCATGCCGGACAGCATTGATGATGAGACCGCCGCGCAGTTGATCGCCATGCCGCTCAGCGCGCTGATGCTGCTGGAGTTCCTGCAGGTGGGGTGCGGTCAGTGGATCGTACAGAACGCGGCCAATGGTGCCGTGGGCAAGGCGCTGGCGATGCTGGCGCGTGCGCGTGGGGTGCATTGTCTGAATCTGGTGCGGCGCGATGATGGCGTGGCGGAGATGCAGGCGCTGGGGATTGAGAACACCTATTCCACCGCTCAGGCTGATTGGCTGGATAAAGTGAAATCAGCGCTCGGCGAGGGCGGGGCGGCTGCGGCGGTTGACTCGGTGGGTGGCAAAGCCAGTGGTGAGCTGGTCAGCCTGCTCGGCTACGGTGGCACCCTGGTGTCGTTCGGCTCGATGACCGGCGAGCCGATGCAGATTGGCTCAGGTGATGTGATCTTCAAACAGGCCACCATCAAGGGCTTCTGGGGCAGCAAGGTCAGCCAGGACATGGCCCCGGAGAACAAGCGCCGGCTGGTTAGGGAGTTGTTGAAGCTGGCGGCTGAGGGTCGGTTAAGCCTGCCGGTGGACGATGTGTTTGGCCTGGACCAGGTGGCCGAGGCGGCCAAGGCCAGCCTGCAGCCAGGTCGCAACGGCAAGGTGCTGCTGCGGCCGTAA